Proteins co-encoded in one Papaver somniferum cultivar HN1 chromosome 5, ASM357369v1, whole genome shotgun sequence genomic window:
- the LOC113279509 gene encoding uncharacterized protein LOC113279509 has product MVNSDNNPFNAECLDNLVEAQNEYNSREMQLNTLMKQKSRIIWVKEEAANTDFFHTNLKIRQVSNCISELADDHGDIISDQKKIVDILVQYFQKKFEVKQNENVDKLLDVIPFVISLEDQNMLDKIPDEQEIKDILFNMDPESSPGPDGFTGCFYRACWHIIHLDVVITIHFCWERRFIPNGLNSNFLVLLRKVQGDKSPNQFRPIGLSNVSFKIFTKIITTRMSSLMSKLISHQQVAYIKGRCIQEQIMLASEMVNEMQKKIRGGNVGLKLDISQAYDSVSWDFLLKVLSKYGVRA; this is encoded by the coding sequence ATGGTTAATTCAGATAACAATCCATTCAATGCTGAGTGTTTGGATAACCTGGTTGAAGCTCAAAATGAATATAATTCTAGAGAAATGCAACTTAATACATTaatgaagcagaaatcaagaatcATATGGGTTAAAGAAGAAGCAGCCAACACCGACTTTTTTCATACTAATCTCAAGATAAGACAAGTTAGCAACTGTATAAGTGAACTTGCTGATGACCATGGTGATATCATTTCTGATCAGAAGAAAATAGTTGATATCTTGGTTCAATACTTCCAGAAGAAATTTGAAGTTAAACAAAATGAGAATGTGGATAAATTACTTGATGTCATTCCATTTGTCATTTCTCTTGAAGATCAAAATATGTTAGATAAGATTCCAGATGAACAAGAAATCAAAGACATTCTTTTTAATATGGATCCAGAGAGTTCTCCAGGGCCTGATGGCTTTACAGGTTGTTTTTACAGAGCATGCTGGCATATTATTCATCTTGATGTAGTTATAACAATTCACTTTTGTTGGGAGAGAAGATTTATACCAAATGGTCTCAACTCCAATTTCCTTGTCTTACTCCGTAAAGTACAAGGTGACAAATCTCCAAACCAATTTAGACCTATTGGTTTGAGTAATGTAAGTTTCAAAATCTTTACTAAGATTATCACCACAAGAATGAGTTCATTAATGTCAAAATTAATCTCTCATCAGCAAGTTGCTTATATCAAGGGCAGATGTATACAAGAGCAGATTATGTTGGCTTCTGAAATGGTTAATGAGATGCAAAAGAAAATAAGAGGTGGTAATGTAGGGCTTAAGCTTGACATCTCTCAGGCATATGATTCAGTAAGCTGGGATTTCTTGTTGAAAGTACTAAGTAAatatggtgttagagcatag